In Fusobacteria bacterium ZRK30, the DNA window CAGGCCCTGGAGATCCGGAATTAATCACAGTAAAGGGACAAAGACTGGTAAAAGAAGCTGATGTTATTATCTATGCAGGGTCACTAGTACCGAGACAGGTAATTGAATGTCATAAAGAGGGAGCAGAGGTATATAACAGTGCTTCTATGAACTTAGATGAGGTAATAGAAGTAACAGTAAAGGCTATAAATGATGGTAAGATGGTAGCCAGAGTACATACAGGAGATCCTGCTATCTATGGAGCTCACAGGGAACAAATGGATATATTAGCCAGCCACAATATAGAATTTGAAGTTATCCCAGGGGTCAGTTCTTTCTTAGCATCAGCTGCAGCTATAAAAAAAGAGTTTACTCTTCCAGATGTATCTCAAACTGTTATCTGTACCAGGATGGAAGGAAGAACACCGGTTCCAGAATTAGAAAAATTAGAACTGCTGGCTTCCCATAAGACATCTATGGCAATCTTCTTATCGGTACAGATGATAGACAAGGTAGTTGATCAGTTATTGTCTCACTATGATCTAGATACACCAGTAGCAGTAATTCAAAGAGCTACTTGGGAAGATCAGAAGATAGTAATGGGAACATTAGAAAATATAGCAGAAAAAGTAGAAAAGGCAAATATCACAAAAACAGCTCAAATTTTAGTGGGAAGATTTATGGGTGATGAATACTCGAAATCAAAATTATATGATAAGCACTTTACCCATGAATACAGAGAAGGAATAAAATAAAATAAATTTTTAGTATACAGAAGGAGGTTAGCTATGAGGTTAGCTATTATCACATTAACTAAAAAGGCTACTAGAAAAGGTATTGAGATAAAAGACCTGCTTACTCCTACAAATAGATTTAAAACTATAGATGTATTTACATTATCAAAATACAGTGATGATAAAACTATCCCTATGGAGAATGGATTTAAAGACACTGTCTCTAAGATATTTGATAGTTATGACAGTTTATATTTTGTCATGGCAAGTGGGATAGTAGTGAGAACTATAGCCCCTCTCCTAAAAAGTAAGGATGTAGATCCTGCTGTAATTACAAGTGATGAAGATGGAAAGTTTATCGTATCACTCCTTTCTGGTCATTTGGGAGGAGCTAATGAATTGGCTTCTATGATTGCAGAAAATATAGGGGGAATCCCGGTTATTTCCACAGCGTCAGATGTGTCTGGAAGTATAGCGGTAGATACCATAGCTATGAAGTTAAAGGCACACCTGAGGAACCTTGAAAGTGCTAAAGATCTAACTGCTCTCATAGTCAATGGGGAAAGGGTGGAACTGAGGTTACCTAG includes these proteins:
- the cobM gene encoding precorrin-4 C(11)-methyltransferase, translated to MAKVFFIGAGPGDPELITVKGQRLVKEADVIIYAGSLVPRQVIECHKEGAEVYNSASMNLDEVIEVTVKAINDGKMVARVHTGDPAIYGAHREQMDILASHNIEFEVIPGVSSFLASAAAIKKEFTLPDVSQTVICTRMEGRTPVPELEKLELLASHKTSMAIFLSVQMIDKVVDQLLSHYDLDTPVAVIQRATWEDQKIVMGTLENIAEKVEKANITKTAQILVGRFMGDEYSKSKLYDKHFTHEYREGIK
- the cbiG gene encoding cobalt-precorrin 5A hydrolase, with product MRLAIITLTKKATRKGIEIKDLLTPTNRFKTIDVFTLSKYSDDKTIPMENGFKDTVSKIFDSYDSLYFVMASGIVVRTIAPLLKSKDVDPAVITSDEDGKFIVSLLSGHLGGANELASMIAENIGGIPVISTASDVSGSIAVDTIAMKLKAHLRNLESAKDLTALIVNGERVELRLPRNIAVDIIDRKRSEKDCINLETEDTQDSTDEQTSGIIVTSNRLDIKMTQIIPENIILGIGCRRDTPSEIILDGIELAMKECNLHMDSIKHIATVDVKADEVGLLEVCEELGKKLIVIDRKQIKPIQDNYEGSDFVEKTIGVRCVSAPVAYLSSNRSGKFIKEKKRYNGVTVSIYEE